GGCTGCTCAGAATGTTGGCGCGATGGCCGGGGCTGGCGAGGAAGGCTGCCAGCACCGAGGCGGCGCTGGTCGCCTCCGGATAGCTGTTGAAGCCGATGTTCTCGGCCGCGTAGGGCGCGGGGATGCCGGCCGCGTCGATGAGGGAGAAGGCGGTCTCGCCCGTGGGCGAGGTGTGAGCAAAGTAGCCGCGCGTCGCCATGTCCGCGGCGCGCCGTTGCGCCACCGAAGTCAGGCCGGCATCGAGGCGGAGCGGCGCCAACCCGGAGCGGCCACGCTCCGCGTTCTGGCCATCGAATACCTGCTGCCCCAGGGCACTCAAGCCGACGGCCACGGGCTGCAGGGCCGGCGGCG
This DNA window, taken from Dehalococcoidia bacterium, encodes the following:
- a CDS encoding CAP domain-containing protein — protein: PPALQPVAVGLSALGQQVFDGQNAERGRSGLAPLRLDAGLTSVAQRRAADMATRGYFAHTSPTGETAFSLIDAAGIPAPYAAENIGFNSYPEATSAASVLAAFLASPGHRANILSSRFTRVGVGVAVSASGIKYYAVVFAGP